A region of the Thermogladius calderae 1633 genome:
ACGTCTGAGTCCTCGACCCAGTACTCCTCCTGCTCGTAGATGTAGCCTACACCCCTCCTAATCTTCTCGTTGAGCCTCGTGACCATCTCGCGGTAAGTCTCGGAGTCCTGGCGGTAGTACCCCAGCTCGTCGTGGACAAGGGACTCGACTATCACCTTGTAGCCCTCGCCGAAGACGGCCATCGGCGGCACGAGGTCCTCGTCCGGCTTGTAAGGCCTGTAGTCGTCTGGGGGCGCTGAGGGCTTCTTCCTCTCTATGATCTCCACTTCGCCTGGCTCCTTGACGTAGAGCGTCTCCCACATGTGGGCTATGTTGGCGTCTGAGAGGAGCACTACGGGCGTCCTGAACTTCTCCGCCACGTTGAAGGACTTAATGGTCATGTCGTAGCAGTCCTGGACGCTCCAGGGGGCGAACACCGGGATCGTGTAGTCCCCGTGCGCCAGCCAGCGGGCCTGGTACACGTCCGACTGCGTTGCCTTCGTCGGTATCCCGGTGCTAGGCCCCGCCCTCATAATGTCGACCACCACGACCGGGGTCTCGGTGGCGACCGCGAGGCTTACCCCCTCCGCCATCAGTGAGAAGCCGGGTCCGCTCGTAGCAGTCATGGCTTTGACGCCCGCCCAAGAGGCGCCTATCGCGGCGTTTATACTCGCTATCTCGTCCTCGAACTGGACCACTATGCCGCCGTACCTAGGCAGTTTCTCTGCTAGGTACTCCATGAGGTCCGAAGCCGGCGTTATCGGGTAGCCGGCGTAGAACTTGAGCCCCGACAGTATCGCGGCCTCAGCGATAGCCCTGTTACCCGACAAGAACTCCCGTCTCAACTCCTGCCACCCTTTGTCACGTATATTGCGAACTCGGGGCAGACGTACTCGCAGAGTCTACAGCCGATGCACTTGTCGGGCTCTGTCACCACCGGAGGCCTGTAGCCGAAGCGGTTCGCGTCCTGACCCTTCACTAATATTTTAACGGGACATATGGTGATGCAAAGCTCGCACTCCTTGCACCTGTCCCTGATCACGTTGACGACGAACCTAGCACCCGCGTACTCGTTTACAGCTAGTGTTAGCATTTGCGTCAATAGCCAACACACCCTTAGCCACTAAATTCATACTACTAGGTGCTCCTTTTAACGATACGGACACGACGTGTTTAACACTTGTGTATCTGTTCACCCGTACAAATACGTTCACAAAGGAAGGCGTATAGCCCGATTCTAACTTATTCAAGATAGATATTTAAATCAACTCACGTGATAGATTGAATTCGGTGTCGGGATGCTCATTGAGATAACGTGGTATGGGAGGGGAGGACAGGGAGCGTGGACTTCGAGCAACATCCTAGCAATGGCAGCAGCCCTTGACGGGAAGCACGCTCAGAGCTTCCCTGCCTTCGGACCTGAGAGGTCTGGAGCCCCTATGCTGGCCTTTACGAGGATAAGCGACGAGCCGATCGAGATCCACAGCATGGTCTACAACCCTGATGTCGTGATCGTGTTGGACGACAGCCTCATATCCCCCAAGGTGTACGCGGGTATCAAGGAGAACGGCGTCCTGATCCTGAACTACGAGGGGGACAAGGAGTCGCTTTTCAAGAGGCTCGGTGACCTCCCGGAAGGCGTGAAGGTCTACACTACGCCTGCTACAAAGCTCGCACTCGAGATCCTGAAGGCTAACATAACCAACACAGCTATGATAGGCGGGTTGATGAAGGCGTGGAGTATTGTCTCCTGGGGTAGCCTGGAGAAGGCGGTGAAAGTGAGGTTTAGGGGAGCTGTCGCAGACAAGAACATCGATTTAATAAGGAAGTCGCATGACTCGACTGTGAAGGTGAAGTAGATGTCCCAGCAAGCCGGTTGGAGAAGCCTCCCTAAAGCAGGTGTGACCTTCAGGCTGTCAACCGACTACAAGACTGGGGACTGGAGAGCCCTCAAGCCGGTTATAGACTACAACAAGTGCACGAAGTGCATGCTCTGCTGGTTGTTCTGCCCCGACATGGCGATAGTCTGGGACGGTGAGAACGTGGTGGTGAACTACGACTACTGTAAGGGCTGCGGTATCTGCGCAAACGAGTGCCCGGTTAAGGCCATAAGCATGGTACCCGAGTTCTAGGTGGTAGCCGTGACCCAGGCCGTGGTTAAACCCCGAGTACCCTTGGAGAAGCAAGTCATGATGACCGTGAACGGCGACGAGGCAGTGGCGTACGCCGTCAAGCAGAGCCTAGTCGACGTCGTCGCCGCGTACCCGATCACACCCCAGACGATCATAGTCGAGAAGTTCTCGGAGTTCGTTGCAGACGGCGAGGTGAAGACCGAGTTCGTCCCCGTAGAGTCGGAGCACTCCGCCATGAGCGCCTGCGTCGGGGCCGCGGCCGCGGGCGCCAGGGCCTTCACAGCGACCTCCTCGCAGGGGCTCGCCCTCATGGTGGAGATACTGTACATCGCGTCCGCCCTGAGGCTACCCATAGTCATGGCGGTAGTCAACAGGGCCCTCTCGGCCCCGATCAACATACACAACGACCACAGCGACGCGTACCTCATGAGGGACTCGGGCTGGATACAGCTCTTCGCCGAGAACGTACAGGAGGCCTACGACACCACTATCCAGGCCTTCAAGATAGCCGAGGACGAGCGGGTGCTCTTGCCCGTGGCCGTTAACCTGGACGGCTTCTTCCTCAGCCACACGCTCGAGAACATCTACATGCTCCCCGACGAGGTCGTCCACGAGTTCCTCGGCGGCTACAGGAAGGTGAGCAAGGTGAAGGTCGACTACTTCGACGAGGAGGTACCCCTCGCACTCAACCCCGCTAGGCCCCTGAGCTTCGGCAACCTGGACTTGTACGACTACTACTTCGAGCACAAGGTCCAGCAGGTGGAGGCGATGAAGAGCGTCCCCGAGGTCGTACGCGAGGTCAACGAGGAGTGGTTCAAGCTGACTGGGAGGAGGTACGGCGACGGCATACTAGACCCGTTCGAGGTGGAGGACGCCGACGTAGTCCTAGTGGGTATGGGTAGCGGCGTCGGGACCATGAGGAGCGTAGTGAGGAGGCTGAGGAAGGAGGGCCTCAAGGTGGGGCTGGTGAAGCTCAGGATGTTCAGGCCGTTCCCGTTCAAGGAGGTCGTTGAGGTGTTGAAGAACGCAAAAGTCGTAGCGGTAATGGAGAAGGGGGT
Encoded here:
- a CDS encoding 4Fe-4S dicluster domain-containing protein, giving the protein MLTLAVNEYAGARFVVNVIRDRCKECELCITICPVKILVKGQDANRFGYRPPVVTEPDKCIGCRLCEYVCPEFAIYVTKGGRS
- a CDS encoding transketolase C-terminal domain-containing protein, yielding MTVNGDEAVAYAVKQSLVDVVAAYPITPQTIIVEKFSEFVADGEVKTEFVPVESEHSAMSACVGAAAAGARAFTATSSQGLALMVEILYIASALRLPIVMAVVNRALSAPINIHNDHSDAYLMRDSGWIQLFAENVQEAYDTTIQAFKIAEDERVLLPVAVNLDGFFLSHTLENIYMLPDEVVHEFLGGYRKVSKVKVDYFDEEVPLALNPARPLSFGNLDLYDYYFEHKVQQVEAMKSVPEVVREVNEEWFKLTGRRYGDGILDPFEVEDADVVLVGMGSGVGTMRSVVRRLRKEGLKVGLVKLRMFRPFPFKEVVEVLKNAKVVAVMEKGVSPGSYGPLFLEVNTALYDLKSRPALVNYVYGLGGRDLVPDLVEGMIRGLFKELEKGVFEPKLRYLGVRE
- a CDS encoding 4Fe-4S binding protein, whose protein sequence is MSQQAGWRSLPKAGVTFRLSTDYKTGDWRALKPVIDYNKCTKCMLCWLFCPDMAIVWDGENVVVNYDYCKGCGICANECPVKAISMVPEF
- a CDS encoding 2-oxoacid:acceptor oxidoreductase family protein encodes the protein MLIEITWYGRGGQGAWTSSNILAMAAALDGKHAQSFPAFGPERSGAPMLAFTRISDEPIEIHSMVYNPDVVIVLDDSLISPKVYAGIKENGVLILNYEGDKESLFKRLGDLPEGVKVYTTPATKLALEILKANITNTAMIGGLMKAWSIVSWGSLEKAVKVRFRGAVADKNIDLIRKSHDSTVKVK
- a CDS encoding 2-oxoacid:acceptor oxidoreductase subunit alpha, translating into MRREFLSGNRAIAEAAILSGLKFYAGYPITPASDLMEYLAEKLPRYGGIVVQFEDEIASINAAIGASWAGVKAMTATSGPGFSLMAEGVSLAVATETPVVVVDIMRAGPSTGIPTKATQSDVYQARWLAHGDYTIPVFAPWSVQDCYDMTIKSFNVAEKFRTPVVLLSDANIAHMWETLYVKEPGEVEIIERKKPSAPPDDYRPYKPDEDLVPPMAVFGEGYKVIVESLVHDELGYYRQDSETYREMVTRLNEKIRRGVGYIYEQEEYWVEDSDVVVVAYGSTARMVYPVVKALRQRGARVGFLRLKTLWPLNEEWLWKSLSRAGKVVVVENNTGRLYLDVARIAGSARTFFSPVITVDPPKFNEVMEAVARWL